In a single window of the Luteolibacter yonseiensis genome:
- the sucB gene encoding dihydrolipoyllysine-residue succinyltransferase, which produces MSLDVKVPAAGESITSANVARWHKKNGDPVKKGEILVTLETDKVSNELEAASDGVLEILVGEGEEVSIGTVIARISGEVAAAAAAATPAPAPAAAPVVSAGGIVELKVPAAGESITSANVAQWRKKDGDQVAQGEILVTLETDKVSNELEAPASGRLKIITPEGEEVSIGAVIATIDSSAAAGTPAAAPASAPAAPAPVAAPAPTPVATPAPVSAPAKPDFSAPAAPAERVSTEAVSDGRTTRKKMSMLRRKIATHLVNAQQTAAILTTFNEVDMTAVMDLRKAVQDDFMKKHGVKLGFMSFFVKAVAQALKDIPSVNGRIDGTDIVENHFYDIGVAIGTDKGLIVPVLRDADKKSFAQIEKDILDYAKKAKDGKITIEDLTGGVFTISNGGTYGSLLSTPILNPPQSGILGMHTIQQRPVALNGQVVIRPMMYLALSYDHRLVDGKEAVTFLIRIKECLESPTRLLLEM; this is translated from the coding sequence ATGTCACTCGACGTCAAAGTTCCCGCCGCTGGAGAATCGATCACCTCCGCCAATGTCGCCCGCTGGCACAAAAAAAACGGCGATCCCGTGAAAAAGGGCGAGATCCTCGTCACCTTGGAAACCGACAAGGTGTCGAACGAACTCGAAGCCGCCAGCGACGGCGTGTTGGAAATCCTCGTTGGTGAAGGCGAAGAGGTGTCCATCGGCACCGTCATCGCCCGCATCTCGGGTGAGGTGGCCGCAGCAGCCGCCGCCGCAACCCCGGCTCCGGCACCTGCCGCCGCACCCGTTGTGAGCGCGGGTGGCATCGTCGAGCTGAAAGTGCCTGCCGCAGGTGAATCCATCACCTCCGCAAACGTCGCCCAATGGCGGAAAAAGGACGGAGATCAGGTCGCCCAAGGCGAAATCCTCGTCACCCTGGAAACGGACAAGGTTTCCAACGAGCTTGAGGCACCGGCTTCCGGACGCCTGAAGATCATCACCCCGGAAGGGGAGGAGGTCTCCATCGGTGCCGTCATCGCGACCATCGATTCCAGCGCCGCCGCCGGCACACCCGCCGCCGCGCCGGCCTCCGCACCCGCCGCTCCGGCTCCTGTCGCCGCCCCGGCACCCACGCCCGTCGCCACACCGGCACCGGTATCCGCCCCTGCCAAACCGGATTTCTCCGCTCCTGCCGCTCCGGCAGAGCGGGTCTCGACCGAAGCTGTCAGCGACGGCCGGACCACGCGCAAGAAGATGTCGATGCTGCGCCGCAAGATCGCCACGCATCTCGTCAACGCCCAGCAGACCGCCGCGATCCTCACCACCTTCAACGAGGTGGACATGACCGCCGTCATGGACCTCCGCAAGGCGGTGCAGGACGATTTCATGAAGAAGCACGGAGTGAAGCTCGGCTTCATGTCCTTCTTCGTGAAAGCCGTGGCCCAGGCCCTCAAGGACATCCCGTCCGTCAACGGCCGCATTGATGGCACGGACATCGTTGAAAACCACTTTTACGACATCGGCGTCGCCATCGGCACCGACAAGGGGCTCATTGTCCCGGTCCTGCGGGATGCGGACAAGAAATCCTTCGCCCAGATCGAAAAGGACATCCTCGACTACGCGAAAAAAGCCAAGGACGGCAAGATCACCATCGAGGATCTCACCGGCGGCGTCTTCACCATTTCCAATGGCGGGACCTACGGCTCGCTTCTCAGCACGCCGATCCTCAACCCTCCGCAAAGCGGCATCCTCGGCATGCACACCATCCAGCAGCGCCCCGTCGCTCTGAACGGCCAGGTCGTCATCCGCCCGATGATGTATCTCGCCCTCAGCTACGACCACCGCCTCGTGGATGGCAAGGAGGCCGTCACCTTCCTCATCCGCATCAAGGAGTGTCTGGAAAGCCCGACACGGTTGTTGCTGGAGATGTGA
- a CDS encoding HupE/UreJ family protein: MTTYPRRSHRSVSCGIAAALAALSTPMASAHMAVEGAGEIGNGALHPVMTPAHVLLLLGLGLLLGQQTPLDLGKRLRVFAPASAAALLFTFTGTIREINQPVLIALSLCVAILVALEKRLPRFVPEFLCTLTAIGIGIDSAVETGDTGTILKTLIGTWLAMNAIVFYIAICASNGADKQWAKVGVRILGSWIIAISLMVLAFSLRK; encoded by the coding sequence ATGACAACCTACCCGCGGCGTTCTCATCGTTCGGTTTCCTGTGGAATCGCGGCCGCGCTGGCAGCCCTCTCCACCCCCATGGCGAGCGCCCACATGGCGGTGGAGGGAGCGGGGGAAATCGGCAACGGCGCGCTGCACCCCGTGATGACACCGGCGCATGTACTCCTCTTGCTGGGACTGGGGCTGCTGCTTGGCCAGCAGACGCCGCTCGATCTCGGCAAACGCCTGCGGGTGTTCGCTCCGGCTTCCGCCGCCGCGCTGTTGTTCACGTTCACCGGGACGATCAGGGAAATCAACCAACCCGTCCTCATCGCCCTCTCCCTGTGCGTCGCGATACTTGTCGCCCTGGAAAAAAGGCTGCCGCGCTTCGTCCCGGAATTTCTCTGTACCTTGACCGCCATCGGGATAGGAATCGATTCGGCAGTGGAGACCGGCGACACAGGAACCATCCTCAAAACCCTGATCGGCACCTGGCTGGCAATGAACGCGATCGTTTTTTACATCGCGATCTGTGCGTCGAACGGCGCGGACAAGCAATGGGCCAAGGTCGGCGTCCGCATCCTCGGCTCATGGATCATCGCCATTTCCCTGATGGTGCTCGCGTTCTCACTGCGGAAGTGA
- a CDS encoding HupE/UreJ family protein: MTILHKTKPRAATLLAFALILLVLPSTAGAHTATGAAGGFFSGFQHPLTGLDHIVAMVAVGLWGAFLGGRAMWMLPVIFPVVMAMGGAMGVLALPLPGVETGIALSGVVLGAMVALAARPPLWVSAVLVGIFAIFHGYAHGTELPEAADAMTFAVGFVISTGLLHLAGIAFGLLVKWPWGRIAVRSGGVAVALVGFGFLVGWL, from the coding sequence ATGACCATTCTCCATAAGACCAAGCCTCGGGCCGCAACCTTGCTGGCGTTCGCATTGATACTGCTTGTCCTGCCTTCGACCGCCGGCGCCCATACGGCGACGGGAGCGGCGGGCGGATTTTTCAGTGGTTTCCAACACCCCCTGACAGGACTGGATCACATCGTCGCCATGGTCGCGGTGGGACTGTGGGGAGCCTTCCTCGGCGGCCGGGCGATGTGGATGCTGCCGGTGATTTTTCCTGTGGTGATGGCAATGGGCGGGGCGATGGGGGTGCTGGCCCTGCCACTGCCGGGTGTGGAAACGGGCATCGCGCTCTCCGGTGTCGTTCTCGGAGCCATGGTCGCGCTCGCGGCCAGGCCTCCGCTGTGGGTGTCGGCGGTGCTCGTCGGGATCTTTGCGATTTTTCACGGGTATGCCCACGGCACGGAACTGCCCGAGGCGGCGGATGCGATGACCTTCGCCGTTGGTTTCGTGATTTCCACCGGTCTCCTCCATTTGGCCGGGATCGCCTTCGGCCTGCTGGTGAAGTGGCCATGGGGGCGGATCGCGGTGCGGTCGGGCGGAGTGGCGGTTGCTCTGGTCGGTTTCGGGTTTCTGGTCGGGTGGCTGTGA